TCTGGCCAGTGCAGTCGGAGGCCAGCAGCAATGACTGATGCATACGACATCTACGCAGAAGACCAGCCGACAGCTGAGCAAATCGCCCAGCAGAAAATCCGCGAAGAACGAGACGCCGATGATATCCGTGCCGTGATGGACACCGAGTCAGGCCGCCGCGTCATCTGGCGCGTGCTCTCTCAAGGCAAGCCGTTTTCGACGACGTTCGCTGGTGATCCATACGTAACCGCATTTAACGAAGGGCAGAGAAACATGGCAGTCGTGCTGATGACGCACGTCATGACCTGCTGCCCGGAATTGTATCTGAAGATGGCCGACGAGGCCGCCAAACAGGAGTGACCATGAATCTGTTTCAACGTCTCTTATTTCGTCGCCTTTGCAATGAGCAGCCTGCCGACGGCGGCGCTGGCGGCGGTGGCGCACCATCTGATGCCGCTGGCGCAACTGCAACCGATCAGAGTCAGGGCAATGCAGAACAGCAGCCTGGCGCGCAGGCAGAAGACCAGTCTCAGGATCCGGCAGAACAGAAAACCGATGACGGCGCAGAGCAGCCGAAAAAGGACGAAGAGAAGCCGGGCGAAAAGAAAGACGAAACCAAAAAGCCGGAAGGCGCGCCGGAAAAATATGAGCTGACTGCGGGCGAGGGCGTCGAGCTGGATGCTGCGGCGGTGAAAGAGTTTGAGCCGATCGCGCGTGAGCTGAACCTCAGCAACGAGCAGGCGCAGAAGCTGGTGGACGTTTATGCCTCAAAAATCCTGCCGCTGGTTAATCAGCAGCAGCTCGCTGCCTGGCAGAAGCAGGGCGAAGAGTGGCAGGCGGCCATTAAGGCCGACAAAGAAATCGGCGGCGACAAGCTGACGTCCAGCATCAGCGCTGCGCAGCGCGCGATCGACCAGTTCGGCACTCCCGAGCTGAAAGAATACCTGGAAGCGTCCGGGCTCGGGAATAACCCCGCGCTGGTGCGTTTCTGCGTACAGGTCGGTAAAGCCATGTCGGAAGACAACATGGTTACCGGCGGAAATCAAGGCCAGCGTAGTGCGGCCGAAGTGCTCTATGGCAAATAAGAGAGGAAACAACCATGGCTGTTAAAGGCTTAAATGCGCTGACGCTGGCGGACTCTGGGGTAAGCGCGTAGATAACGGCGGGAAGACCGATACGATTATCGAACTTCTCTCCCAGACCAACCCGATCCTGGAAGATATGCCGTTCGTAGAAAGTAACTCTCCGACCGGTCACCGCACCACTATTCGCACCGGCTTGCCGGATGCTTACTGGCGCATGATTAACTCCGGTGTGCCGAAGGGTAAATCCACCACGGTTCAGATCACCGATACCATGGGGATGCTCGAAACTTACGCCGAAATCGACAAGTCCCTCGCCGATCTGAACGGCAACACCGCTGAATTCCGCCTGTCGGAAGACCGCGCCTTTCTGGAGGGCATGAACCAGAAAATGGCGCAGACGCTTTTCTACGGCGATACCAGCATCAACCCGCAGCAGTTCATGGGCCTGGCTCCGCGTTATTCCAGCAAATCCGCAGGCAACGGTCAGAACATTATCGATGCTGGCGGCACCGGCACCGACAACACCTCTATCTGGCTGGTGGTGTGGGGCGAAAACACCGTTCATGGCATTTTCCCGAAAGGGCAGAAGGCTGGTTTGTTTATGGAGGACAAGGGCCAGCAGACTCTTCAGGATGCTAACGGAGGCTCCTATGAAGGCTATCGTACCCATTACAAGTGGGATGCTGGCCTGACGCTGCGCGACTGGCGCTACGTTGTTCGCATCGCGAATATCGACGTGAGCGACCTGTCCGTACCTGGCTCAGCCGCCAACATCGTTAACCTGATGATCCGCGCGCTGCACCGCATTCCTAACCGTGGCATGGGTAAGCCGGTGTTCTATATGAACCGCACCGTTGCTCAGGCTCTCGACACTCAGTCTCTGGACAAGGCCTCTCTGGCTCTGTCCGTCAAAGAGACCGAGGGTGAGTGGTGGACCGCTTTCCGCGGCGTGCCGATTCGTGAAACCGACGCGATTCTTGAAACCGAATCCCGCGTTGTTTAACGCCTGTCATTAACCGGCGGGCCGCGCGCCCGCCAGAAGGAGATAAAGAGATGATCCTCGACAAACTGTTGATGTTCTCCGAAGCGCAGGCGGTTACCGCGTCGGCAGCTTCCACTGATGTGATCGACCTCGGCCCGATTGACGGCACCCGCCGCGATATCGGTGTCGGTGAACCGCTGGAGTGGTTCGTTACCGTCAACACCACGGCGACCGCTGCAGGTGCTGCAACGGTCAACGTTAACCTGCAAACCAGCACGGATAACTCCACCTGGACGACTATCGCGAGCTCTGGCGATCTGGCTCTGGCCGCGTTGACCGCTGGCAAGCGCATCGTCTCGCAGAAGGTGCCGCAGGGCGTGCAGCGTTACTTGCGCCTGAACTACACCGTAGGAACCGGGCCGCTTACTGCTGGCGCATTCACCTCCGGCATCAACCTCGACGTAGACGGTAACAACACCTACTACGCCACCCGCTCACGAATCACTGGTTGAGGGTTAGAAGATGGCACAGGAAAAAGCGAAGTACCGCATTCTGCGTCTGTCCTTTATCGGCAATCAGCTGCTGGATGAAGGCGCGGAAATTGAATATGACGGCGAGCCGGGCAGCGCGCTGGAGCCGCTGAACGACGCAGCAAAAGCTGCGAAGAAAAAAGCCGAGCAGAAGGCCGAACAGAAACGCGGTAAATCCACCTCTGCTGACGGCCCGGCGCCGGTCGCCAGTGTTCTGAACCCTGTTGTGCAAAACCCCGAAGGCCCGGTCGCTGGTGGTAATGGCGAAGGCGGTGAAGACGGTGATGGTGATGATGCCACTGGTGCTGTCAGTGGCGATCTCGCCGCGCTGCGCCAGCAATACGAAGATCTGTTCAACGAGAAGCCCGGCAATATGAAGGCTGAGACGTTGCAGGATCGCATTGCTAAAAAACGCGCCGAATTGGGCCTTTAAGCCCCAGTAAAAACAAGGGGCTTCGGCCCCTTTATTGCAGGAGTGGGTTATGGATCTGGTAAATCTCAAAAACGGCACCGACACCTATCAGGACGAAAGCGGCGAAACCAAAACCCGCGATGATTATCCGTGGGGTCTGCGCATCAACCTTGATAATGAAACACTGAAAAAGCTCGGCGTAAGCATGCCCGCCGTCGGTTCGGAAGTGATGATTACCGCGCGTGCGGTCGTTAAGGGCACATCAGTGCGCGATGACGGTGATGAAAAGTATCAGAACGCTGACGTTCAGATCACTGATATGGCAATCGCACCGGCTCAGGCTGAACAGCAGAAGTCGGCCGCTGACACGCTCTACGGCGGGGGTGAATAATGGCTTCGGTGGTCGAAATCTGCAATCTGGCACTGAGCAATATCGGCAGTAGCCGCAGCATCAACAGCCTCGATGAAAAGAGCAAAGAGGCTGATGTGTGCAACCTCCATTTCGAAGCGTGCCGCGATGCTGTCCTGGCAGACGCCGAATGGAATTTCGCCACCAAGCGCGTCGCGTTGGCCGACACTGGCATTGCGCCTCCTGACTGGACATATGCCTATGCCTATCCCACTGACTGCCTGCGAATCATTGAAATCATGGTGCCGGGCGTGCGCTATCCGACTGCTGCCATGCGCATCAATTACGAGACCGGCGTTAACGACGCTGGCACAGGCAAGCTTATCTTCACCGATCAACAGGAAGCGCGCCTGAAGTATGTTGCGCGCATCACTGATGTGAACATATTCGATCCGCTTTTCCAGAATGCTCTTGCCTGGCGGCTGGCTGCCGCCATCAATATGCCTGTGACCGGCACCGCAGACCTGACGCGTTTCTGCCTTCAGATGTACCAGAGCGTAATCCTCAGCGCCGGCTCTCACAGCATGAACGAAAGCCAGGAGCCACAGCCGCCAGATAGTGAGTTCACGACAGCGAGGTTGTCATAATGCCGATTAGCTGGATTCAGCCGAGCTTTGCTGGTGGAGAAATTGCGCCGTCTCTCTATGGCCGCATTGACATGGCTAAGTACCAGGTGGCGCTACGCCGGTGCAGTAACTTTATCGTGCGGCAGTATGGCGGGGTAGAAAACCGTCCCGGAACGCAGTTCATCGCCGCGGCAAAATATCCGAACAAAAAATGCCGACTAATCCCGTTCCAGTTTTCAACGGTACAAACTTATGCGCTTGAGTTCGGCGATAAATACATGCGAGTGTTCAAGGATGGCGGGCAGGTGCTGGTCAGCGGTACGAGCAATATCTACGAGCTGGTTACACCTTATGCGGAAGCAGACCTGTTCAGACTTAAGTTCACACAGTCAGCTGACGTTCTGACCATCGTTCATCCGAAATATCCGCCGATGGAGTTACGCCGTTACGCACACGATAACTGGCAAATCGTCGCTGTGCAGACTAAAAACGGCCCGTTTGAGGATATTAACGTTGACGAGGCTCAGAAGGTGTATGCCAGCGCTTCGACCGGAACCATAACGCTAACTGCCACATCCTCCATTTTTGGCTCTGAGCAGATTGGTAAGCTCTTTTATCTGGAGCAGCCAGCGGTTGACTCTGTTCCTGTGTGGGAGACGGGGAAAAAGGCTACAGCAGGTGGCATTATCCGGGCCGGTAGCAACTATTACAAAGCTTTGACGACTGGAACCACCGGCACACTGCGACCATCGCACACCGAGGGCGCAGCATGGGATGGATGGGGCGGCACTGCTGACACTGATACTGGTGTGCAATGGCAGTACCTGCATAGTGGCTTTGGGATAGCGCGCATTACCGCGGCGAGCGGCACTACGGCAACAGCAACAGTAATCTCGTACATTCCAGAGAATGTTGTCGGATCAGGGCGGCCGAGCTTCAAATGGGCCCGCTATGCCTGGAATGATGTGAATGGTTATCCCGGCACCGTCGTTTATTACCAGCAGCGCCTTTTTTTCGCGGCAAGCACCGCGTTTCCGCAAACCATCTGGGCCAGCCGGATAGGGGATTACAAAGACTTCGGCAAAAACAACCCTATCCAGGATGATGACCGCATCATTTACACATACGCTGGCCGGCAGGTGAATGAGATCCGCCACCTTATTGACGTCGGATCGCTGGTTGCGCTGACGTCCGGCGGAGAATACATCATCACCGGAGACCAGAACAAAACCCTGACGCCGAGCGCGTTCGCCTTTTCCTCACAGGGCTCAAACGGGTGCAGTAACCTGCCGCCGATTGCAGTTGCCAATATAGCGCTATTCGTGCAGGAGAAGGGCAGCGCCGTGCGCGATCTGGCCTATTCTTTCGACGTGGACGGATATCAGGGTAATGACCTGACAATCCTCGCAAACCATCTTTTCCAGAAGCACAGCATTGTGGACTGGTCCTTCAGCACTGTCCCTTATTCGACTGCCTGGTGCTGCCGCGATGACGGAATGCTGCTGGCGTTAACCTATCTCAAAGACCAGCAGGTTTTTGCCTGGGCGCCGCAGCCGACTGACGGCTCTTTCGAATCAACCTGCTCGATCAGTGAAAGCCAGGAGGATGCCGTTTATTTCGTGGTGCGCCGCGTTATAAACGGGGAGACGGTACGCTACATTGAGCGACTTGCCAGCAGGTTGTTCACCTCTATCGAGGACGCTTTTTTTGTCGACTGCGGCCTGAGTTATGACGGGCGTAACGCCTCGGCGGCTACGATAAAAATTACCGGTGGTAGTGATGATTGGGATTATCGGCAGGAATACACCTTAACCATGTCCGGTGGCCTTGGATTCACAGGTTCGGACGTCGGTGCACAAATCCAGATCCCTTACGTTGGGCAGGACGCAAACGGAAACCCGCAGGACATGGAGTTACGCTGTAACATTACCCAGCTTACAACCGCTAACGTCGTGAAAATATCTGCCAGCAGAAACATCCCCCCAGAGCTTCGAGATACTGCTGTCACTAACTGGCAGATGGCACGTCAGACCTTCTCCGGGCTTGGCCACCTTGAAGGGAAAACGGTAAGCATCCTTTCTGATGCCAACGTCGAACCTCAAAAGGTCGTAACTGGCGGGGCGGTAACTCTCGAATCCCCAGGCGCGGTGGTGCATATCGGCCTGCCTTATACCTCCCAGCTTGAAACCCTTGACGTCAACATCAACGGTCAGGAAACGTTGCTGGATAAAAAACAGCTAATCACCTCTGTTTCTCTGGTGGTGAATGCCAGCCGCGGGATATGGGCCAGTACGCCCGGCGGGCAGTTTTATGAATACCCACAGCGTGAGTTTGAGTTTTACGACGATCCGGTTGATGACGCTACCGGCAAGGTAACGCTGAAAGTAGACAGCACATGGGGGCTGAACGGACGCATTATTGTGCGCCAGCAAGACCCGTTGCCTCTGTCGGTTCTGGCTCTGATCCCGGCACTGGCTGTAGGGGGGCGAAATGCTTGATGTTCGTATAGTGCCAGCCGAGCAGCGCCACATCGAAGAGATGTTACCTCTCGTTCGGCAGGCAGATGTCAATGAGTTTATCGCTATTTCCGGCCAGTCGCCGCGCGAAGTGATGGAGCATGGCCTGCGAATTTCCACCTTCTGCTGCGCCGGGCTAATTAACGGAAAAGTGGTGACGATTTTCGGTGTGGCGCCAGCCTCTATCCTGAGTGGAAGGGGGATTCCGTGGCTTGTTGGCACGGACGATCTGCATAAATACCAGCGCACGTTTCTGAGACGTTGCCGTCACGTAGTCAATGCAATGCTGATGCCCTATCCGTATCTTGAGAACTATGTTGACGAGCGTAATCACGTGGCTAAAGCGTGGCTTAAATGGCTCGGTTTCCATCTCGAAGATTCGGTGCCATACGGCAAAGAGCAGCGGCCGTTCCATCGCTTTTACATGGAGAGAAAATAATGTGTAGCCCAGCTATCGCGCTGGCGGGCGCAAGCGTCGCGCTTGGCGGCCTGTCGGCGTACAACCAGTACCAGAACGGGAAATATCAATCTGCTGTTGCTGAGCAGAATGCAGACGTTGCAGAAGCCCAGGCGCAGGATTCGATAAACCGCGGCAATGCGCAGGCTGACGAAGTCAGACGCCGAAACCGCCAGGCCATGGGCACACAGGCGGCCACCTCAGCAGCGACCGGTGCAGACATCAGCACCGGCAATGCCCTTGATATCTTCGGCGATACGGCGCAATTCGGCGAACTAGATGCACTCACTACAGTGAATAATGCCCAGCGTGAGGCTTACGGTTTCAATGTGCAGGCGGAAAACTATCGTTCGGAAGCAAGCGCGGCTCGCAAGCAGGGCAGTATGGGCGCGCTTACTACGCTGCTTACCGCACCGCTGAATGCATACGGCGCTTATAAGATTGCTGGCGGAGCCTGGGCTCCGTTTACGCAAAGCAAGGCCGCGCCGATCACCGCCGCTGTCGGTACTCCAACAGGTCGATAAGGAGAGCGAAAAATGCCAGTTGTACCAACCACTACAGGAAGGCAGGTTGAAAGCCGTGGCTTTTCATCGCCAGGCTTTGCGGCGCAGTCATCGCCAAATATTGGTGATGCAGTCACTGCTGTTGGTGACAAATATGTTGGCGCGCTGGCAGAGGCTAAGCAGCGGGCTAACGTCGCACTGACCCAGGAAGCAAGCCTTCAGCTTAATGCCGTCGGCAATGATCTGCTGACAAACCCGGATACTGGATTCCTGAACCTTCAGGGGAAGAACGCCATAGGCAAAAGCCAGGAATACACGCAGCAGTTTGACCAACAGGTTGAGCAGATCGCTGCAGGACTGCCTGACGAGCAGACTCGCAATGCTTTCTTGCAGCAGGCCCAGCAACAGCGAATGAGCTTCACCACCCAGGCCGGGCGGCATGAAGCGGGGCAGGTTCGGCAGTACGAAGCTGGCATGCAGGAAGCAACGCTGAAAACCCTTACCACGCAGTTCATGAACCCAGAAATGACTAACGTTGCCGGACTGACTGCCAGGAACAGCATTATTGCCTATGGCAAAGCCCACGGGCAGAGCGATGAAGAGATAGAGCAGAACTGGATTTCGTGGCGTGAAAATGCGGCGAAAGGTGCATCTGAGGCCTGGTATGTGCCGATGTATCAGCAGATGCTGGGGCCAGGCGGCAAGATTCAGGTGACGGACACACCTACGGAAGCGCAACTGTTTTCCGCGATGATCTGGAATGAGAGTGGTGGCAATCAGTACAGCAAAGACGGCGCTCCCCTTGTGTCGCCGAAAGGCGCGGTAGGCGTGGCGCAAGTGATGGAGGATACCGGGCCGGAAGCTGCCCGGCTGGCGGGTGTGCCGTGGGATCGTGAAAAGTGGCTGAATGACCCGCGCTATAACGCGAGGCTCGGGCAAGCGTATTTCGGCGCGCAGATGCAGAAATATGACAATAATCCTGTGCTGGCGGTGGCGGCATATAACGCCGGTCCCGGCGCGGTTGATGGCTGGATTGAAAAATTTGGCGATCCTCGCACCGGCGCAATCAGCAACGAGCAATTCGCGGCCGCGATCCCCTACGAAGAAACCAGAAATTACGTGGCGAAAGTGACGGGCAGCGCGGCAGCCATCCCCGGCGATGCGACCATGGAGAACCTGATTTCTCAGCCGTGGTGGAATGCCATGAGCCCGGCCAGCAAATCCCAGATGATGAGCAAAGTCGCGGGCCTCTATGACATGCAGGCGTCTGCCGGTCGCGTGGCACTGCAAAGCCGGATGCAGGATGATCTGGCTCGCCTTGAAGCTGGTCAGCCGGTTCAGCCAATCAGCGCGCGTGAGTGGGCAGCGGTCATGCCGTTGCAGGCCGCCCCTGCAGAACGCATGCAGATGGAGAAAACCTACCAGCAATATCAGCAGGCCATGACCCTGCAGCCAGTTTACCAGTCAATCATGCAGGGTAACGTGCAGCAGGCGACGGCGGCAGTGCAGGCGTTACAACCGCAGGAGAACGACGCCGATTTCAAATATAAGCATGAGCTGTACGCAACAGCTCAGTCAAAGCTGAACCAGGTGCTGAAGGCGCGCGAGTCTGATCCGGGAACCTGGCTGCAACAATATTCTCCGGTGGTGCAGAGCGCGTTTGCCGAATACCAGAACAATCAGGCATCAGGGGAATATCTGGTTTCGCGCATCCAGTCCGAGAAAGACCGGCTGGGCATCCGCAGCAAAAAAGTTCTTCCCGACACGATGGTAAACAGCCTGCTTGAACGCATCGATAATTCTCAGGAATCGAGCGTCACCGCGATCCAGTCGGTGGCGCAGTCGTTCGGGAAATACTCCGATCAGGTGATGCAGCAGGTGCAGAAAAATGCATTCCCGGCGCTACAGGTTGTGATGGCTACAGAAAACCCGCGTGCAGCCAACGCGCTCTGGCAGAACCGCAGCGTTAAAACGGCTGACCTGCGGGGAAGTTTCGAGAAGCCTGATGCTGATAAAGCTGATTCATCGTGGAACGATCAGGCGAAAGATTTCGCCAGCACGATGGTTGTACAGCCAGGCGGCACTGCCGTTTGGAACAACTTCAACGAGCAAGGCAAGCGCCTGACGTATATCAACATGCAGCGTGGCATGTCACCGTCTGATGCGGCGAAACAGGCGTATCAGGACATTCTGGGAGAGCAATACCAGACCAGTGGAACGTGGCGCCTGCCAAATCGCACCGGGCTTGATCTGCGCGACGTAACCGACGGCGCAAACGCCTACCTTGAAAATCTGTCAGCCGAGCAGATTATGCCGCTGATAGGCGACCCTCGTCTGCCAGAGTCGGTCAACAAAGAGCAAAGCCTGTCTCGAATCAAAGAGAGCGCGCAGTGGGTTACGAACAGCAATGAAAGCGGGCTTACTCTGATGATGAATGGCCTGCTGGTGAACGGTGCCGACGGCAACCCGATCACCGTTCCATTCAGCGATCTGGCGAAACTGGGAACAGGCAACCGATCTACCTGGAACAAACTGACCAAATTTATCGACACGCCAGTGAAATACACGCCAGGCCAGTCGAAAAATTACAGCGTAGAGAGCCAACGCGAAAACATTCTCGACATCCTCCAGAACGGCCAGCAGTCAGGACGATAACATGACAATTTTTACAGAAGATCCGGGCACAGGCATTAACCAGCCCATCAGTAACGCGCCTGCCGGTCTGGGTGAATCGCTACTCTCTTCATTGCAGCAGGGATTTGAAGAAGGCCCGGTCATGTCGGGTATTCGGTTCTCTTCCGCTGACAGGCTGGCGAACGACCCTAACTCTGCAATTGTCAGCAAGCAGGAGGCTGAGGAGCGGCTCAAGCAGTATGGCGTTAAAAGCATCAACGTCCCGGACAGCGGTGTGACAAAAGCGTTTATCGATCACGTGGTGGAAGAACGCCAGAACTCGCTGGCTCGTCAGCAGATCGCCATGTCTGCGCCGAGTGGCTGGGCGGCGACACCGCTTAATTTCGCTGCCAGCCTGGCGGGCTCGATGGCGGATCCCGGAAACGTGGCGCTGGCGCTGGTGCCTTTCGCTGGCGAGGCGAAGGCGGCTTCTGTGGCAGGGCGTTTTGGTGAGCGTCTGTTTGCCGGTGCGCGCATGGGCGCAGCTCAGGCCGTGGCGACCGTGCCGTTAACTGCTCAGGCGGCGGCGGCCGGCGGCGATGACTTTACCTACGGAAACGCGCTGGAAAGCACCTTTTTCAACACTATGGCTGGCGGTTTGATGCATGCAGGCGGCGGTCTTATCGCCGACCTGGTACGCGCGCGGCGCCAGACAGGTGCAGTAAGTGATCCCGCCGCTCCGCTGGCGCAGGCGGATATCCAACCAGAATCTCAGCCAACGCCGGTCATAACGCCGGACAACATCCCGTCTGGTGTAAATATCCCTGAGCGTGGCACAAATGCGGATTTGGCTGCTGCCATTTCCAGCGAGGCTGAGAGCTATGCCTATAGCCGGGCTTATGATGACGTGGTACCTGAATACATGGCGCGCCAGCAGGAGTTACAAACCGGCCAGATAGACAACGTTGCTGACCTGCGCACCGAACTTTCCGCCAACCTGCGCCGCGCTGATGAGTTAGACGCTACCCTGCAACAGCGTACAACGGAATACCAGGGCCAGCGGATGAAGTTTAAGGAAGCTCGCCGTCTTGCGCAGAAGGATATCGATGCCGAGAAAGCCCAACTCGCGGCCCGCAATGAAGAGATAAACCAGGCACTTGAGCGTAATGCCGCCGCCGAGCAGGCGCGTGGCCGGCAGGCACAGCTTTCCCGCGGCGAGATACCAGACGACCTGAAAGTCACTATCGCCGAGCGCGCGCAGCAGATCCGCGATGGCATGCAGATGTCGCCGGTCGCCGGTGCAGTGCGCACCGCCGCCAGCGCTATCAGGGAGGCAGACTGGACCGTCAACCAGCAGGCTTACCGCGCCGCGCTGGCGCACATGATAGAAGGCCGTAGCCCGGACGTTGAGCCTTTCTATGAGCTGCATAAACCGGCGCTGCGCGAGCGCGCTATCCAGCGCATACAGAACCCGGTGCGGCAGGTTGATGAAACGGCGCGCCCGGTTAGCGAAACTGCCGATCGCGTTTATCAGGAAACGCAGAAAGCAGATCATGAGCTGACAGCCGCCGCAGCTGATCTTGAGAACGAATTCAATATAAGCAACGCGCTGCTGGATGATATCGCTGTCGATAATCCGGAGCTCGCGGCCACGATGCGCGAAAACCTCAATGCTATTCGCGCTGAGGCCAGCGACAATAGCATGAGCAACGCTTTCCGGGCATTTGCTGCCTGTATGATTAACCGGGGGATCTGATGGCTGCCAACGAATTCCTGACGCAATGCGAGCGCACTGTTAACGCCGCCGCTGGCCGCGAGCTGTCGGCTGATGAAATGGAAGGGCTGGTGCGCGATATGCGCGACACAACAAACCGTATACTTGCCAGCAACGAGGCGCTGTCACTCGAAGAGGCAGCCATGCGTGCCGCCGAAGAACTAAGTAACGCTGACGTGCTGGCAAAACAGATTGAAGCGCGCAATAAAGCGATTAACACACGCGTGGCGGCTCAGCGACTCGGCGAGCTGCGCACTATCTGGAAAGACCGCCCGGATATAGGACTGGAGGCGATACTGGTAGGGCGTAACGATGCGCGCACCGGGGCGCGCCGGTCAGTATCCTCAGAGGTGGCGCAACTTCGCGGGAAATATCACGCAGGCATCAATTACGATTTCGACCGAGCCGGACTGGTTAAATTCATCGCCAGCGGCAGCAACGACCGTGAAATCGCTGACGCAATGTGGCGAATTGGCCGCGGCGAATCTACCGAAGGAATGACGAAACAGTCGGTCAGTGCGGCGCAGATTATCATGAAGTGGCAGGAAGCGGCACGCATCGACGAGAACCGCGCTGGGGCGTGGATACGCAAAGAGCCGGGCTATATCGTTCGACAGTCGCATGACATCATGAAGATCCGCGCTGCCGGGTATGATGCCTGGCGCAATGCAATCCTTCCGCGCCTGGATGAGCGCACATTTGATGGCGTCGCCGACCGCGATCAGTTCATGCGGAACGTCTATAACGGTCTGGCCTCTGGCGTCCACCTGACATCAGAAAAACCAGACTGGATGAACGGCTTCAAAGGTTCGGCAAATGCGGCGAAGCGCGCCAGCCAGGAGCGCGTGCTGCATTTCAAAGACGGGATCTCCTGGCACGAATACAATCAGCAGTTCGGCACCGGCAGCCTGCGCGAAGCATTATTCGGCGGCCTTAACAGCGCGGCGCGCAATACAGGCATGATGCGCATGCTGGGAACCAACCCCGGCAACATGTTCAAATACCTGACAGACACGCTGGCCGAAGACGTAAGTAAGTCAGGCAACCCGGCGGCGCTTGCGGACTATATGACCAAAGTTCGCCGCCTTAATAGAACTGTAATGCCGCAGGTTGACGGTTCGCTAAATATCCCTGGCAGTGTTGGATGGGCCAATGCCTCAGCCGCGGTGCGCGGCTGGTTGCGTATGAGCCAGCTCGGTGGCGCCGTTATCTCTTCATTCAACGACGTGCCGATCGCCGCTACTGAAATGCGCTACCAGGGGCAGAACTTTATGCAGGCGGTGCTCGGCGCCATGAAAGGGCGTTTCTCCCGGTATAACAGCGCAGAGCAGAAAGAGATCCTGTCGTCCATCGGCGTTTATTCTGACGCCATGACGCAGGAAATCATCCGGCGCATCTCCGGCGACGACTCGCTTACCGGGAAAATGGGGCGCGCCCAGCAGCTGTTTTTCAAATATAACCTGATGAATTTCTGGACCGAGAGCGGACGCAACTCCAATGCTCTGATGATTACCAACTGGCTGGCTAAAAATGCTGACCAGCCTCACGGCAGCCTGCCGGAAGACCTGCGGCGCGTACT
This sequence is a window from Cronobacter sakazakii. Protein-coding genes within it:
- a CDS encoding Bbp16 family capsid cement protein is translated as MILDKLLMFSEAQAVTASAASTDVIDLGPIDGTRRDIGVGEPLEWFVTVNTTATAAGAATVNVNLQTSTDNSTWTTIASSGDLALAALTAGKRIVSQKVPQGVQRYLRLNYTVGTGPLTAGAFTSGINLDVDGNNTYYATRSRITG
- a CDS encoding Bbp19 family protein — protein: MTDAYDIYAEDQPTAEQIAQQKIREERDADDIRAVMDTESGRRVIWRVLSQGKPFSTTFAGDPYVTAFNEGQRNMAVVLMTHVMTCCPELYLKMADEAAKQE
- a CDS encoding peptidase, which gives rise to MNLFQRLLFRRLCNEQPADGGAGGGGAPSDAAGATATDQSQGNAEQQPGAQAEDQSQDPAEQKTDDGAEQPKKDEEKPGEKKDETKKPEGAPEKYELTAGEGVELDAAAVKEFEPIARELNLSNEQAQKLVDVYASKILPLVNQQQLAAWQKQGEEWQAAIKADKEIGGDKLTSSISAAQRAIDQFGTPELKEYLEASGLGNNPALVRFCVQVGKAMSEDNMVTGGNQGQRSAAEVLYGK
- the gp10 gene encoding capsid staple protein, which produces MDLVNLKNGTDTYQDESGETKTRDDYPWGLRINLDNETLKKLGVSMPAVGSEVMITARAVVKGTSVRDDGDEKYQNADVQITDMAIAPAQAEQQKSAADTLYGGGE
- a CDS encoding transglycosylase SLT domain-containing protein, whose product is MPVVPTTTGRQVESRGFSSPGFAAQSSPNIGDAVTAVGDKYVGALAEAKQRANVALTQEASLQLNAVGNDLLTNPDTGFLNLQGKNAIGKSQEYTQQFDQQVEQIAAGLPDEQTRNAFLQQAQQQRMSFTTQAGRHEAGQVRQYEAGMQEATLKTLTTQFMNPEMTNVAGLTARNSIIAYGKAHGQSDEEIEQNWISWRENAAKGASEAWYVPMYQQMLGPGGKIQVTDTPTEAQLFSAMIWNESGGNQYSKDGAPLVSPKGAVGVAQVMEDTGPEAARLAGVPWDREKWLNDPRYNARLGQAYFGAQMQKYDNNPVLAVAAYNAGPGAVDGWIEKFGDPRTGAISNEQFAAAIPYEETRNYVAKVTGSAAAIPGDATMENLISQPWWNAMSPASKSQMMSKVAGLYDMQASAGRVALQSRMQDDLARLEAGQPVQPISAREWAAVMPLQAAPAERMQMEKTYQQYQQAMTLQPVYQSIMQGNVQQATAAVQALQPQENDADFKYKHELYATAQSKLNQVLKARESDPGTWLQQYSPVVQSAFAEYQNNQASGEYLVSRIQSEKDRLGIRSKKVLPDTMVNSLLERIDNSQESSVTAIQSVAQSFGKYSDQVMQQVQKNAFPALQVVMATENPRAANALWQNRSVKTADLRGSFEKPDADKADSSWNDQAKDFASTMVVQPGGTAVWNNFNEQGKRLTYINMQRGMSPSDAAKQAYQDILGEQYQTSGTWRLPNRTGLDLRDVTDGANAYLENLSAEQIMPLIGDPRLPESVNKEQSLSRIKESAQWVTNSNESGLTLMMNGLLVNGADGNPITVPFSDLAKLGTGNRSTWNKLTKFIDTPVKYTPGQSKNYSVESQRENILDILQNGQQSGR
- a CDS encoding virion core protein, T7 gp14 family → MCSPAIALAGASVALGGLSAYNQYQNGKYQSAVAEQNADVAEAQAQDSINRGNAQADEVRRRNRQAMGTQAATSAATGADISTGNALDIFGDTAQFGELDALTTVNNAQREAYGFNVQAENYRSEASAARKQGSMGALTTLLTAPLNAYGAYKIAGGAWAPFTQSKAAPITAAVGTPTGR